The proteins below are encoded in one region of Carcharodon carcharias isolate sCarCar2 chromosome 2, sCarCar2.pri, whole genome shotgun sequence:
- the gpr160 gene encoding probable G-protein coupled receptor 160, whose translation MEAVSCENCIKTDSNLYISHVIDGRNLLLVVLFAKVVLNLLILSAKRSILKSLIGYFCISMSLMDLALFMNVLMILCFKTCVILGTQVGNHHICLLLQIFSSIYSVLHLPIFLLSGLDFYLNLPDLPKPASTFRKILYIFIVMLLWIGAIAYVFGIHSLHPPFKAIFYCNLFQCDILISLQSHFLSIVILLIVVFVTIYCWSGLSSLVRSLKVISYLEEIVVSCSQSNAWLQSHSVKEQLLTNITMCFLLTWSPFILLQLTVVLVWAPLPAYIDLNVPWLCFINSFLIGTVYWLKCGDISQDAISLFPDGFCHWRFCHLQQDYTTYNEGWIPEKEDNDSKTLIA comes from the coding sequence ATGGAAGCTGTTTCCTGTGAAAACTGCATAAAGACTGACAGCAACCTGTATATCTCCCACGTCATTGATGGCAGAAATTTATTGCTAGTTGTCCTGTTTGCAAAGGTGGTCCTCAACTTGCTCATCTTGAGTGCAAAACGAAGCATACTCAAGAGTTTAATTGGCTATTTCTGCATCTCCATGTCACTGATGGACCTTGCATTATTCATGAACGTGCTAATGATTTTGTGTTTTAAGACCTGTGTGATTCTGGGAACTCAAGTTGGCAACCATCATATCTGCCTACTGCTACAGATCTTCTCAAGCATTTACAGTGTCCTGCATTTGCCCATCTTCCTCCTGTCTGGACTTGATTTTTACCTAAACTTACCTGATCTCCCCAAACCTGCAAGCACCTTCCGCAAAATCCTATACATTTTTATCGTTATGCTGTTGTGGATTGGAGCCATTGCCTACGTTTTTGGTATCCACAGCCTCCACCCACCATTTAAAGCAATATTCTACTGTAACTTGTTCCAATGTGACATTCTCATCAGCCTCCAGAGCCACTTTCTGTCCATCGTGATACTCCTGATTGTGGTTTTTGTGACTATTTATTGTTGGTCTGGTTTGAGCTCCCTTGTCAGATCTCTGAAAGTGATATCCTATTTGGAAGAAATTGTAGTGTCATGTTCACAGTCCAATGCATGGCTTCAGTCCCATTCAGTCAAGGAACAACTCCTGACCAACATTACCATGTGCTTTCTCTTGACCTGGAGCCCATTCATTCTGCTTCAGCTGACCGTTGTTTTGGTCTGGGCTCCGCTGCCTGCTTACATAGATTTGAATGTTCCTTGGCTTTGTTTCATTAATAGCTTCCTCATTGGAACCGTCTACTGGCTGAAGTGTGGTGACATCTCTCAGgatgccatttctttgtttcctgaCGGTTTCTGCCATTGGAGGTTTTGCCATCTTCAGCAAGATTACACTACATATAATGAGGGATGGATCCCAGAAAAAGAGGACAATGATTCAAAGACTCTAATTGCCTAA